The proteins below come from a single Candidatus Flexicrinis affinis genomic window:
- a CDS encoding aspartate aminotransferase family protein — protein MIPKDLLHLAAELSSDYLDSLDSRSVYPTDEAIAALPKLGGPIPESPSDPAEVLRLLHEVGSPATVAMAGRRYFGFVIGGSVPAALVSSWLATAWDQNPGLYVASPTVSVIEEIARDWLLDILGLPATADMGFVTGATMANFTCLAAARHALLDRAGWDVEAHGLFSAPPIRFVTGQEVHASVLKSLSMLGLGRERILRVPVDDQGRIDPAQLPMLDAMTILCIQAGNVNTGAFDPALELCQAAHDAGAWVHVDGAFGMWLSAVPSRSHHTAGFADADSWSLDAHKWLNVPYDSGIAIVRDPKHLRAAMSNSASYLIESDHRDPYKYTPEMSRRARAVDIWAALRSLGRSGVADLVDRNCRQAERFADGLRRAGFEVLNDVVANQVLVTFGDAETTLATIAAIQREGTLWAGQTVYRGRTALRISVSSWATTDDDIDRSLEAIIRVADRAG, from the coding sequence ATGATTCCCAAAGACTTGCTTCACCTCGCTGCCGAACTGTCGTCCGACTATCTCGATTCGCTCGATTCGCGCAGCGTGTACCCCACCGACGAAGCGATCGCGGCCTTGCCGAAGCTTGGCGGGCCGATCCCGGAGTCGCCCAGCGACCCCGCCGAGGTGCTGCGACTCCTGCACGAGGTCGGTTCGCCGGCGACGGTCGCGATGGCCGGGCGGCGCTATTTCGGCTTCGTCATCGGCGGCTCGGTGCCGGCGGCCCTCGTCTCGAGTTGGCTGGCAACGGCGTGGGATCAGAATCCCGGGCTGTATGTCGCGTCGCCAACCGTCTCCGTGATCGAGGAGATCGCGCGCGATTGGCTGCTGGACATTCTCGGCCTTCCGGCCACCGCCGACATGGGGTTCGTGACCGGTGCCACGATGGCGAACTTCACGTGCTTGGCGGCGGCCCGTCATGCGCTGCTCGATCGCGCAGGCTGGGATGTGGAGGCGCACGGATTGTTCAGCGCGCCACCGATCCGGTTCGTCACCGGACAGGAAGTCCATGCCAGTGTGCTTAAGTCGTTGAGTATGTTGGGATTGGGCCGCGAGCGCATTCTGCGTGTGCCGGTCGACGATCAAGGCCGGATCGACCCGGCGCAGCTCCCCATGCTCGATGCGATGACGATCCTGTGCATTCAGGCCGGCAACGTCAATACCGGCGCGTTCGATCCTGCGCTGGAGCTGTGCCAAGCCGCGCACGATGCCGGCGCATGGGTGCACGTCGACGGCGCATTCGGAATGTGGCTGTCCGCGGTGCCGTCGCGCAGCCATCATACGGCCGGATTTGCCGATGCCGACTCGTGGTCGCTCGATGCACACAAGTGGCTCAATGTCCCGTATGACAGCGGCATCGCCATCGTACGAGACCCGAAGCATCTGCGTGCAGCCATGTCGAACAGCGCCAGCTACCTGATCGAAAGTGATCACCGCGACCCGTACAAGTACACGCCGGAGATGTCGCGCCGCGCACGTGCCGTCGACATCTGGGCGGCGCTGCGTTCGTTGGGCCGTTCCGGGGTTGCCGACTTGGTCGACCGCAACTGCCGGCAGGCGGAGCGGTTTGCCGACGGGCTCCGCCGTGCCGGGTTCGAGGTGCTCAACGATGTCGTCGCCAATCAGGTGCTGGTGACGTTCGGAGACGCCGAGACCACGCTAGCGACCATCGCGGCGATTCAGCGCGAGGGCACCCTTTGGGCGGGCCAAACGGTCTACCGCGGTCGCACCGCGCTGCGCATCAGCGTATCGAGCTGGGCGACGACCGACGACGACATCGACCGCAGCCTCGAAGCGATCATTCGGGTCGCAGATCGGGCGGGTTAG
- the uvrA gene encoding excinuclease ABC subunit UvrA, with the protein MQSHISISGARLHNLKSVNVDIPVGQFVVLTGVSGSGKSTFGFDIVLMEGQRQYLEAVGMLTRGVGKAPVDSIVGLLPTISVDHSGTNRSPRSTVGTATDIYTYVRVLFERLGQRPCPACGRTIPPMSEAMPDDWSPEDTSEHDPETTYIACPHCGAAVPELTMGHFSFNTPEGACPTCTGLGTIHQANVKRLVNDDLSIEDGAIHGWDANLIRYQIGILAAAAQHYGLAFDPSMPVKDYSPAMRDLLVFGVESAQFRRHAPDVETPQTVRGGRFEGVATTILRRYAEHIHDLDYQQKMAEFLVTDTCPDCEGTRIRPDARAVTVAGRTIIDVSRMALTDLAAWLGTLPDALQSDHRDVARSLLIDLQERIRRVIEVGVGYLTLDRASPSLSGGEARRLKMALLLGSSLTGLVYILDEPTIGLHERDTTRLIGVLKRLRDLGNTMLVIEHDLEVMRAADHIIDFGPGAGKYGGQVVATGTPDEIARHPTSITGAYLSGREHVPVPGQRRLPDGRWLTIAGARANNLKDITVRLPIGLLVAVTGVSGSGKSSLIFDILDAAGRQQFYNASDRPGPHDSIEGWEHFDKLITIGQESVVRIPRSNAATYTDTFTPIREVFAASPAARERKMTARHFSFNVPGGRCERCQGVGTLAVQMHFLPDVEVKCPACKGRRFKPETLAVTYRDHTIADVLDLTVDEALALFSDVPAAASRLQVMVDVGLGYMQLGQPAKTLSGGEIQRVKLSKELGRRASARTLYLLDEPTTGLHPADTARLMGVLQRLVDGGSTVVVVEHNLDLIAAADWVIDLGPEGGAEGGYIVAEGAPEQIAAATESYTGQYLRQVMA; encoded by the coding sequence ATGCAGTCCCACATTTCGATCAGCGGCGCACGACTTCACAACCTCAAGAGCGTCAACGTCGACATCCCCGTCGGTCAATTCGTCGTCCTGACCGGCGTGTCCGGTTCAGGCAAGTCCACATTCGGCTTCGACATCGTGCTCATGGAAGGCCAGCGGCAGTATCTGGAAGCGGTCGGCATGTTGACGCGCGGCGTGGGCAAAGCCCCAGTCGACTCAATCGTTGGGCTGCTGCCGACCATCAGCGTCGACCATTCCGGCACCAACCGCAGTCCGCGCTCGACAGTCGGCACGGCCACCGACATCTACACCTACGTCCGTGTGCTGTTCGAACGGCTGGGACAGCGCCCGTGTCCCGCGTGCGGCAGGACCATCCCGCCGATGAGCGAGGCGATGCCGGACGACTGGAGCCCGGAAGACACCAGCGAGCATGATCCGGAAACCACGTACATCGCGTGCCCGCACTGCGGGGCGGCCGTTCCGGAACTCACCATGGGGCATTTTTCGTTCAATACGCCGGAGGGCGCCTGCCCAACCTGCACCGGCCTCGGCACGATTCATCAGGCCAACGTCAAGCGGCTCGTCAACGACGACCTGAGCATTGAGGATGGCGCGATCCACGGCTGGGACGCCAACCTGATCCGCTACCAAATTGGGATCCTTGCCGCCGCTGCGCAGCACTACGGCCTCGCCTTCGATCCGTCGATGCCGGTCAAAGACTATTCGCCGGCCATGCGGGATCTGCTTGTCTTCGGCGTCGAGAGCGCGCAGTTCCGCCGCCATGCGCCCGACGTCGAGACACCGCAGACCGTCCGCGGCGGACGATTCGAAGGCGTCGCCACAACCATCCTGCGGCGCTATGCCGAGCATATTCACGACCTCGACTATCAGCAGAAGATGGCCGAGTTTCTGGTAACCGATACGTGCCCCGACTGTGAAGGCACGCGGATTCGCCCGGACGCACGTGCCGTTACAGTTGCGGGACGAACCATCATCGACGTGTCGCGCATGGCGCTGACCGACTTGGCCGCATGGCTGGGCACGCTGCCCGATGCGCTGCAAAGCGATCATCGCGACGTTGCCCGCTCGCTGCTGATCGACCTGCAAGAGCGCATCCGGCGGGTGATCGAAGTTGGCGTCGGCTACCTTACGCTCGATCGTGCGTCGCCGTCATTGTCCGGCGGCGAGGCGCGCCGGCTGAAGATGGCCCTGCTGCTTGGCTCGAGCCTGACCGGCCTCGTCTACATTCTCGACGAGCCAACCATTGGCCTGCACGAGCGCGACACGACGCGCTTGATCGGCGTGCTCAAACGCCTGCGCGATCTGGGCAACACGATGCTGGTGATCGAACACGACCTTGAAGTGATGCGCGCTGCCGATCACATCATCGACTTCGGCCCCGGCGCAGGCAAGTACGGCGGGCAGGTGGTCGCCACCGGCACACCGGACGAAATCGCTCGTCACCCGACGTCGATAACCGGCGCCTACCTGTCAGGCCGCGAACACGTGCCGGTTCCCGGACAGCGCCGCCTGCCGGATGGCCGCTGGCTGACGATCGCAGGGGCGCGCGCCAACAACCTCAAAGACATCACCGTGCGCCTGCCGATCGGCCTGTTGGTGGCTGTCACTGGCGTATCGGGTTCGGGCAAGTCGTCGCTGATCTTCGACATCCTCGACGCCGCAGGCCGGCAGCAGTTCTACAACGCATCCGATCGGCCCGGCCCCCACGACTCGATCGAAGGCTGGGAGCACTTCGACAAGCTCATCACCATCGGTCAAGAGAGCGTCGTGCGGATTCCGCGCTCCAACGCCGCCACCTACACCGACACTTTCACGCCGATCCGAGAGGTCTTCGCGGCGTCGCCTGCCGCCCGCGAGCGCAAGATGACCGCCCGCCACTTCTCGTTCAACGTCCCCGGCGGACGGTGCGAGCGCTGTCAGGGTGTCGGCACGCTGGCCGTTCAGATGCACTTCCTGCCAGACGTCGAGGTCAAGTGCCCGGCGTGCAAGGGACGCCGCTTCAAGCCGGAGACGCTGGCGGTCACGTACAGGGATCACACCATTGCCGATGTGCTCGATCTCACGGTGGACGAAGCGCTGGCGCTGTTCTCGGATGTGCCAGCGGCGGCATCGCGCCTGCAGGTCATGGTCGACGTCGGCCTCGGATATATGCAGTTGGGCCAGCCTGCGAAAACGCTGTCGGGCGGCGAGATCCAGCGCGTCAAGCTGTCGAAAGAGCTGGGCAGGCGCGCCAGCGCGCGAACGTTGTATCTGCTCGACGAGCCGACGACCGGCCTGCACCCGGCTGACACCGCCCGGTTGATGGGCGTCTTACAACGGTTGGTGGACGGCGGAAGCACGGTCGTCGTGGTCGAACACAACCTCGACCTGATCGCCGCCGCCGATTGGGTGATCGACCTCGGGCCGGAAGGCGGCGCGGAGGGCGGCTATATCGTGGCTGAAGGCGCGCCTGAACAGATCGCCGCGGCGACGGAGTCGTACACCGGACAGTATCTGCGTCAGGTGATGGCCTAA
- a CDS encoding class II aldolase/adducin family protein: MNDLLHELWILTRTLGEPERDCVIIGEGNTSARIDADTFYIKASGQQMASIEPAGLVAVRIAPMLALVDADPAPSMDEQKARAKTAKLDLNAPDPSIEVTFHALLLAECGVKFIAHTHPTPVVSILCSPRAEEFANHRSFPDEAVLCGPRSAFVPYADPGLPLACAIRESVRAYMQTEGEAPRTILLKNHGLIALGQTAREALNITMMTIKAARVFAGAAALGGPLFLSDEDVQHIVRRPDEIYRRNQFARTNS, translated from the coding sequence ATGAACGACCTGCTGCACGAACTCTGGATACTCACACGCACACTGGGCGAGCCCGAGCGCGACTGCGTGATCATCGGCGAGGGCAACACGTCGGCGCGCATCGACGCCGACACGTTCTACATCAAGGCCAGCGGGCAGCAGATGGCGTCCATCGAGCCGGCCGGGTTGGTCGCGGTACGTATCGCGCCGATGCTGGCGCTCGTCGACGCCGACCCCGCGCCCAGCATGGACGAACAGAAGGCGCGCGCCAAAACCGCCAAGCTCGACCTCAACGCGCCCGACCCGTCGATTGAAGTGACGTTTCACGCGCTGCTGCTGGCGGAGTGCGGCGTCAAGTTCATCGCCCACACGCACCCGACGCCAGTCGTGTCGATCCTGTGCAGCCCGCGCGCCGAGGAGTTCGCCAACCACCGCAGCTTCCCCGACGAAGCGGTGCTGTGCGGCCCGCGCAGCGCGTTCGTCCCGTATGCCGACCCGGGCCTGCCGCTGGCATGCGCCATCCGCGAGTCGGTGCGTGCGTACATGCAGACCGAAGGCGAAGCCCCGCGCACGATCCTGCTGAAAAACCACGGCCTGATCGCGCTGGGGCAAACCGCGCGCGAGGCGCTCAATATCACGATGATGACGATCAAGGCGGCGCGCGTGTTTGCCGGCGCGGCGGCGCTCGGTGGCCCGCTGTTCCTCAGCGACGAGGACGTGCAGCACATCGTCCGCCGTCCGGACGAAATCTACCGCCGCAATCAATTCGCCCGTACGAATTCCTGA
- a CDS encoding substrate-binding domain-containing protein, protein MVLALLAALFIAPAAAQDEDRWDGADDLPVNPLDCPMAEGEMMEEEGEEEMMDMPEYDGGVAQNAPDKAGQDIVLVDIPKLIGIGYFDATALGAQQAAEELGTVTVTTDGPTEANIDDQITFIENYLAQGVDGVLFAANDPVAISPVLRRALESGVHVVGYDANSEPDARTWFVNQAEFNGIGKAMIDALAEEKGEDASFGIVTSTFTTPNQARWIAEMWAYASKCHPEMTWLETLEAQEDAVLSFDQATVLLNKYGEDIDGIFGMTSVATPSSADAVTQAGLCGEVAVIGLATPNAMKPYVESDCVKSVVLWNPIDLGYAAVYVMRAVVDGTFQPGDASVSAGRLGDLAVVNGSEVLLGPPFIFNKDNINDFDF, encoded by the coding sequence ATGGTGCTGGCCCTGTTGGCCGCACTGTTCATCGCCCCGGCCGCGGCGCAAGACGAAGACCGCTGGGACGGCGCCGACGATCTGCCCGTCAACCCGCTCGACTGCCCAATGGCTGAAGGCGAGATGATGGAAGAAGAGGGCGAAGAGGAAATGATGGATATGCCCGAATATGACGGCGGCGTCGCTCAGAACGCCCCCGACAAGGCCGGGCAGGATATCGTCCTCGTCGACATCCCCAAGCTGATCGGTATCGGCTACTTCGACGCGACCGCCCTCGGCGCCCAGCAGGCCGCTGAGGAACTCGGCACCGTCACCGTAACGACCGACGGCCCGACCGAAGCCAACATCGACGACCAGATTACGTTCATCGAGAACTATCTGGCGCAGGGTGTCGACGGCGTTCTGTTCGCCGCCAACGACCCGGTCGCGATTTCGCCGGTGCTGCGCCGCGCGCTGGAATCCGGTGTGCATGTGGTCGGCTATGACGCCAACAGCGAGCCGGATGCCCGCACGTGGTTCGTCAATCAGGCCGAGTTCAACGGCATCGGCAAGGCGATGATCGACGCGCTGGCCGAGGAGAAGGGCGAGGATGCCTCGTTCGGTATCGTCACCAGCACCTTCACGACCCCGAACCAGGCCCGCTGGATCGCCGAAATGTGGGCGTACGCCAGCAAGTGCCACCCCGAAATGACGTGGCTTGAGACACTGGAAGCACAGGAAGACGCCGTGCTCAGCTTCGATCAGGCGACCGTACTGCTCAACAAGTACGGCGAAGACATCGACGGTATCTTCGGCATGACCTCGGTCGCCACCCCGTCGTCGGCAGACGCCGTGACTCAGGCCGGGCTGTGCGGTGAGGTTGCGGTCATCGGTTTGGCGACCCCGAACGCGATGAAGCCGTACGTCGAATCCGACTGCGTCAAGTCGGTCGTGCTGTGGAACCCGATCGATCTCGGCTACGCGGCGGTCTACGTCATGCGCGCGGTGGTCGACGGCACCTTCCAGCCGGGCGACGCCAGCGTGTCGGCGGGCCGCCTCGGTGACTTGGCTGTCGTGAACGGCTCCGAAGTCTTGCTTGGGCCGCCGTTCATCTTCAACAAGGACAACATCAACGACTTCGACTTCTAA
- a CDS encoding ABC transporter permease: protein MALQDAPVPAAETSTPLGARVRRILLSQEGVLFIILVVSVLFLAARTDKFLQGSNLLTQGRLLVEVGLVALPMTFIIITGGIDLSVGSILGLTAIMLGVFWNNVGLPLELSIVLALGVATLAGFVNGLFIVRVGVPPLIMTLATLAFYRGLAEGISEGRSVRGYPEWFYQVGQGDFLGLPTQIWFLIVGIIISFIILSRTTFGRTLYAIGNNEVGARFSGLRVDRAKLVIYSFSGLMAGLAGWIFVSRVTTTRSDMGSGLELDVIAAVVLGGTSIFGGTGSITGTVIGMILIQLLKNGLALNGVTADATIIVIGLVLIFSILVNNFIQSRRQVE from the coding sequence ATGGCCCTTCAAGACGCTCCCGTACCTGCCGCAGAAACCAGCACGCCGCTGGGCGCTCGCGTTCGCCGAATCCTGCTCAGTCAGGAAGGCGTGCTGTTCATCATCCTCGTCGTGTCGGTGCTGTTCCTCGCTGCCCGCACCGACAAGTTCCTGCAGGGCAGCAACCTGCTCACGCAAGGTCGCCTATTGGTCGAGGTCGGCCTGGTCGCCCTGCCGATGACGTTCATCATCATCACCGGCGGTATCGACCTGTCGGTCGGGTCGATCCTCGGCCTGACGGCGATTATGCTCGGCGTGTTCTGGAACAACGTCGGCCTGCCGCTCGAGCTTTCGATCGTGCTGGCGCTGGGTGTGGCGACGCTGGCGGGGTTCGTCAACGGGCTGTTTATCGTCCGGGTCGGGGTGCCGCCGCTGATCATGACGCTGGCGACGCTGGCCTTCTACCGCGGGTTGGCGGAAGGCATCAGCGAAGGGCGCTCGGTACGCGGCTATCCGGAATGGTTTTATCAGGTCGGTCAGGGCGATTTTCTCGGCTTGCCGACACAGATCTGGTTCCTGATCGTTGGCATCATCATCTCATTCATCATCCTGTCGCGCACGACCTTCGGCCGAACGCTCTATGCGATCGGCAACAACGAGGTGGGCGCGCGGTTTTCCGGCTTGCGCGTCGACCGCGCAAAGCTAGTGATCTACAGCTTCTCCGGCCTAATGGCAGGACTGGCGGGCTGGATCTTCGTCTCGCGCGTGACGACAACGCGCTCTGATATGGGGAGTGGGCTGGAACTGGACGTCATCGCGGCGGTGGTTCTCGGTGGCACGAGCATCTTCGGAGGCACGGGCAGCATCACCGGAACCGTCATCGGCATGATCCTGATCCAGTTGCTCAAGAACGGCCTGGCGCTCAACGGCGTCACGGCGGATGCGACCATTATCGTGATCGGCTTGGTGCTGATCTTCTCGATTCTGGTCAACAACTTCATCCAAAGCCGCCGGCAGGTCGAATAA
- a CDS encoding ABC transporter permease, giving the protein MIAQVALPRADAGPQFGVRRVLGNQEMILVAGLVSLVTIVGILNPRYLAERNLTDVLQAHAYIAVAAIGMTMVIITGNIDISIGSLVGLLAIISGRIATDTGLIWLAWLAPPVLGMVAGSVTGFLVAYMRIPSIVVTLGMLSILKGLLLIWTAGSRVVDLPDGYFLAQMRPLNIPMPVWFMIVLTILAALWMRYSGFGRSLYAVGGNKEAARLSGLNERRIVFQAFVINGFFVGISSVLYATQLTIIQATPPPGMELTVITAAVVGGVSILGGTGTAIGAMFAAILLSAIRSSMVFINLSPFWLRAVQGLLILVTVLADLLRRRRQRV; this is encoded by the coding sequence ATGATCGCGCAGGTCGCCCTGCCCCGTGCAGACGCCGGCCCGCAGTTCGGCGTCCGGCGCGTGCTGGGCAACCAAGAGATGATTCTAGTCGCTGGCCTCGTTTCGCTGGTGACGATTGTCGGCATCCTCAACCCGCGCTATCTGGCCGAACGCAACCTGACCGACGTGCTGCAAGCGCATGCCTATATCGCCGTCGCGGCCATCGGCATGACGATGGTCATCATCACCGGCAACATCGACATCTCGATCGGCTCGCTGGTCGGCTTACTGGCGATCATCAGCGGGCGCATCGCCACCGACACCGGTCTGATCTGGCTGGCATGGCTGGCGCCGCCGGTGCTCGGTATGGTCGCCGGCAGCGTGACCGGTTTTCTGGTCGCCTACATGCGCATCCCGTCGATCGTGGTGACGCTCGGTATGCTGAGCATCCTCAAAGGCTTGCTGCTGATCTGGACGGCGGGATCGCGCGTGGTTGACCTGCCCGACGGCTATTTCCTCGCGCAGATGCGCCCGCTCAACATCCCGATGCCGGTATGGTTCATGATCGTGCTGACGATCCTCGCCGCGCTGTGGATGCGTTACAGCGGGTTCGGGCGATCGCTGTACGCCGTCGGCGGCAACAAGGAAGCGGCCCGCCTGAGCGGCTTGAACGAGCGGCGGATCGTGTTCCAAGCGTTCGTCATCAACGGTTTCTTTGTGGGTATTTCGAGCGTGCTGTATGCCACCCAGCTCACGATCATTCAGGCGACGCCCCCACCGGGTATGGAGCTGACGGTTATCACGGCGGCGGTGGTCGGCGGTGTCAGTATTCTCGGCGGTACCGGCACGGCCATCGGCGCGATGTTCGCGGCGATCCTGCTGAGCGCGATCCGCTCGTCGATGGTCTTCATCAACCTCTCCCCGTTCTGGTTGAGGGCGGTACAGGGTCTGCTGATCCTCGTGACTGTGCTCGCCGACCTGCTGCGGCGCCGCCGCCAGCGCGTGTAA
- a CDS encoding sugar ABC transporter ATP-binding protein: MTEPILSLQGIEKRFPGVHALRGVNFDVRPGEVHALLGENGAGKSTLIKIISGVYRPDGGTMTLDGKPVQFSSPNDAQGRGIATIYQELGLYPELMGAENIFMGHAPRRKLGPISIVDWPEMERRAKEILADLNIHDLDVRRKVGTLNVGNRQRVEIAKALSFNARILIMDEPTAALTEADVERLFDIVRLLRERGVGIIYISHRLNEVFELADRVTVLRDGQYVDTKLVKDVTEGELISMMVGRTIDNLFPKMDATIGDVVLEVRDLKREPHTRGVSFSVRAGEIVGIAGLVGSGRSETAQIVFGTLPAESGEILINGQPVKIHHPAEAVQHGIAYVPEDRGLQGLVRAMTLRENSTMAVLRNVSRNTFIQRGSEKKMALEAIRQLAIRATGPEQVVNKLSGGNQQKVVVSKWLASSPKVLIMDEPTRGVDVGAKSEIHRLMSQLAAENGLAILMISSELPEILGMSDRVLVMREGRIVAEFARAEATQERIASAMMSDNGAVKAAAQGAAS; this comes from the coding sequence ATGACCGAACCGATCCTGTCGCTGCAAGGAATCGAGAAACGCTTTCCCGGCGTGCACGCGCTGCGCGGCGTCAACTTCGACGTGCGCCCCGGCGAGGTACACGCGCTGTTGGGCGAAAACGGCGCCGGCAAGTCAACGCTCATTAAGATCATCAGCGGCGTATATCGTCCTGATGGCGGCACGATGACGCTCGACGGTAAGCCGGTGCAGTTCAGCAGCCCGAACGACGCGCAGGGTCGCGGGATCGCCACGATCTATCAGGAACTCGGCTTGTATCCCGAGCTGATGGGCGCCGAGAACATCTTCATGGGCCACGCGCCGCGCCGCAAGCTCGGCCCGATCTCGATTGTCGATTGGCCGGAGATGGAGCGCCGCGCGAAGGAAATTCTGGCTGATCTCAACATCCACGACTTGGATGTCCGGCGCAAGGTCGGCACGCTCAACGTCGGCAACCGGCAGCGCGTCGAAATCGCCAAGGCGCTCTCGTTCAACGCGCGCATTCTGATCATGGACGAGCCGACCGCCGCCCTCACTGAAGCGGACGTCGAGCGGCTGTTCGACATTGTGCGCCTGCTGCGTGAACGCGGCGTGGGCATCATCTACATCAGCCACCGCCTGAACGAGGTGTTCGAACTGGCCGACCGGGTGACCGTGCTGCGCGACGGGCAGTACGTCGACACCAAGCTGGTCAAGGACGTGACCGAGGGCGAGCTGATCAGCATGATGGTCGGCCGGACGATCGACAACCTGTTCCCCAAGATGGACGCGACGATCGGCGACGTGGTGCTGGAAGTACGCGACCTGAAGCGCGAACCCCACACGCGCGGTGTATCGTTCAGCGTGCGCGCCGGCGAAATCGTCGGGATCGCCGGGCTGGTCGGCAGCGGTCGGTCGGAAACGGCGCAGATCGTTTTCGGCACGTTGCCGGCGGAATCGGGCGAGATACTGATCAACGGCCAGCCGGTCAAGATTCATCACCCGGCCGAGGCGGTGCAGCACGGGATCGCGTACGTGCCGGAGGATCGCGGCCTGCAAGGGCTTGTCCGGGCGATGACCCTGCGCGAGAACAGCACGATGGCGGTACTCAGGAACGTCTCGCGCAACACGTTCATTCAGCGCGGCAGCGAGAAGAAGATGGCGCTCGAAGCCATCCGCCAGCTTGCCATCCGCGCGACCGGCCCCGAGCAGGTCGTCAACAAACTGAGCGGCGGCAACCAGCAGAAGGTGGTCGTCAGCAAGTGGCTGGCGAGCAGCCCCAAAGTGTTGATCATGGACGAGCCGACCCGCGGTGTCGATGTCGGCGCCAAGAGCGAAATCCACCGCCTGATGAGTCAGCTTGCTGCCGAGAACGGCCTTGCCATTCTGATGATTTCCAGCGAACTGCCCGAAATTCTCGGTATGAGTGACCGCGTGCTGGTCATGCGCGAGGGGCGCATCGTGGCCGAGTTTGCCCGTGCGGAAGCGACGCAGGAACGCATCGCGTCCGCCATGATGAGCGATAACGGGGCCGTCAAGGCCGCCGCACAAGGAGCAGCGTCATGA